The following are encoded in a window of Bacillota bacterium genomic DNA:
- a CDS encoding phenylacetate--CoA ligase codes for MPHDELRALQEERLRATVERVYYEVPFYRRALQERGLGPHEIRSLSLGDLTKLPFTTKEDLRDNYPYGLFAVPLSEVVRLHASSGTTGKPTVVGYTRQDLDIWAEVMARALTCCGTTKHSMIHNAYGYGLFTGGLGVHYGAERIGASVIPVSGGHTKRQVMIMKDFGSTILTCTPSYALYIAEVMEEMGISKEDLRLKGGLFGAEPWSENMRTQIEARLGLTALDVYGISEIIGPGVAVECPAKQGLHIFEDHFLPEIIDPETGEQLPPGTPGELVITTITKQALPLLRYRTRDITALIPGPCPCGRTHVRMERIKGRTDDMLVIRGVNVFPSQIEEVLFRISHTEPHYLIIVERREQLDELEVWVEVSESVFSDEVKKLERLEYQIAREIQDILGISVRVKLVEPRTIERSEGKAKRVVDRRQL; via the coding sequence ATGCCTCACGATGAGTTGCGTGCTCTTCAGGAAGAGCGCCTGCGGGCGACGGTGGAGCGGGTTTATTACGAAGTGCCCTTTTACCGGCGCGCTTTACAGGAGCGGGGTTTGGGGCCGCACGAAATTCGCTCCCTTTCCCTTGGTGATTTAACAAAACTTCCCTTCACCACAAAAGAGGACCTGCGCGATAACTATCCTTACGGCCTTTTTGCCGTGCCGTTGAGCGAAGTGGTGAGGCTGCATGCTTCTTCGGGAACGACCGGCAAGCCCACCGTGGTGGGATACACGCGGCAGGATCTCGATATCTGGGCCGAGGTGATGGCCCGCGCCCTTACCTGCTGCGGGACAACAAAGCACTCGATGATCCACAACGCCTATGGCTACGGTCTTTTTACGGGGGGGCTGGGTGTCCACTACGGTGCAGAGCGGATTGGAGCCTCGGTGATACCCGTGTCGGGGGGGCACACGAAGCGTCAGGTGATGATCATGAAGGATTTCGGCAGTACAATTCTCACCTGCACCCCCTCCTATGCCCTTTACATTGCAGAAGTAATGGAAGAGATGGGAATTTCCAAAGAGGATCTGAGGCTTAAGGGAGGCCTCTTTGGAGCGGAGCCCTGGTCCGAAAACATGCGGACCCAGATCGAGGCGCGCCTGGGGCTCACGGCCCTGGATGTCTACGGAATCAGCGAAATTATCGGGCCCGGTGTTGCCGTCGAATGCCCCGCAAAACAGGGCCTTCACATCTTCGAAGACCACTTTTTACCGGAAATCATCGATCCTGAAACCGGGGAACAGCTTCCCCCCGGAACACCCGGAGAACTGGTAATCACGACCATTACGAAGCAGGCACTTCCTTTGCTGCGTTATCGGACCCGGGATATCACTGCATTAATTCCCGGTCCCTGCCCCTGCGGACGGACTCACGTGAGGATGGAGCGTATTAAAGGCCGCACCGATGACATGCTGGTGATTAGAGGGGTTAACGTCTTCCCCTCCCAAATTGAAGAGGTTCTCTTCCGAATCAGCCATACCGAGCCCCATTATCTGATCATCGTTGAGCGCCGGGAGCAGCTGGACGAGCTGGAGGTTTGGGTGGAGGTTTCGGAGTCGGTTTTTTCTGATGAGGTGAAAAAACTCGAGCGTTTGGAATACCAGATTGCGCGGGAAATTCAGGATATTCTGGGAATTTCTGTAAGGGTAAAACTGGTGGAGCCGAGAACCATTGAACGGAGTGAGGGCAAGGCGAAGCGGGTTGTTGACCGCCGCCAGCTTTGA
- a CDS encoding ACT domain-containing protein: MPVKQISVFLENKCGRLASVTRALGSRDINIRAFSIADTTDFGILRLIVNRPEEAYQALRDEGFTVSITDVIAVRIPDRPGGLADVLELMQEAGVNIEYMYAFVEKVSRDALAVFRVENVDAALRLMREKGIKVLSGEEVYNL, from the coding sequence ATGCCGGTTAAGCAGATTTCCGTTTTTTTGGAAAACAAGTGTGGTAGACTGGCCAGTGTAACAAGGGCGCTGGGCAGCCGCGATATTAACATCCGGGCCTTTTCGATTGCAGATACGACGGATTTCGGGATTTTGCGCCTGATCGTAAACCGGCCTGAGGAGGCTTATCAGGCCCTGCGAGATGAGGGGTTCACAGTGAGCATTACCGATGTGATTGCCGTCCGGATACCGGACAGGCCCGGCGGACTGGCAGATGTGCTGGAATTAATGCAGGAGGCGGGGGTCAACATTGAATACATGTATGCATTTGTAGAAAAAGTTTCGCGGGATGCCCTGGCCGTCTTCCGGGTTGAAAATGTGGATGCTGCCTTAAGACTGATGAGGGAAAAGGGGATTAAAGTGCTCAGTGGTGAAGAAGTCTACAATTTGTAG
- a CDS encoding radical SAM protein — MPFRPLDRGKAPVVKRKAAKEYCPKKKQQKKIDASLKYPAFLPSPDCGIIHGQNRKNCVRDVNQVNPEPRYLQAYRSSELSRKVKEGYERLAACDICPHHCGVNRLKEETGFCRSGSQAVISSYAPHFGEEQPLVGTNGSGTIFFTFCNMRCVYCQNYEISWLGVGRPVTSEELAGIMLELQDYYRCHNINLVTPTHFVPPILAALELAIKKGLRLPLVYNCGGYEDLKTLKLLDGIIDIYMPDFKYDDPEIAQKYSGVRDYPQIARLALREMHRQVGDLVVDERGIAVRGLIVRHLVLPGGLAGTEGCMRYLATVSPQMFINIMSQYRPENRAHEFPPLNRRITREEYREALDLARRYGLKVRYKL; from the coding sequence ATGCCCTTCCGGCCTTTGGACCGCGGGAAAGCTCCGGTTGTAAAAAGAAAGGCCGCAAAAGAATACTGTCCCAAAAAAAAGCAGCAAAAAAAGATAGACGCTTCGCTTAAGTATCCTGCCTTTCTCCCTTCTCCGGATTGTGGTATAATCCATGGGCAAAATAGAAAAAATTGTGTTCGGGATGTGAATCAAGTGAACCCGGAACCTCGCTACCTTCAAGCCTACCGCTCCAGCGAGCTTTCCAGAAAAGTCAAGGAGGGCTATGAGCGCCTTGCAGCCTGCGATATCTGCCCGCACCATTGCGGAGTCAACAGGTTAAAGGAGGAAACGGGATTTTGCCGCTCCGGAAGCCAGGCTGTTATTTCCAGTTATGCACCTCATTTCGGGGAAGAACAGCCGCTTGTAGGAACCAACGGCTCGGGCACGATTTTCTTTACCTTTTGCAACATGAGATGTGTTTACTGCCAGAACTACGAAATCAGCTGGCTGGGTGTCGGCCGGCCCGTTACTTCTGAAGAACTCGCAGGAATCATGCTGGAGCTTCAAGACTACTACAGGTGCCATAACATCAACCTTGTCACACCCACGCATTTTGTGCCCCCAATCCTGGCCGCTCTGGAACTCGCCATCAAAAAAGGCCTGCGGCTTCCCCTGGTCTACAACTGCGGGGGCTACGAAGATTTAAAAACCCTGAAGCTTCTCGACGGCATCATCGACATTTACATGCCAGATTTCAAATACGACGACCCGGAAATCGCCCAGAAATATTCAGGGGTCCGCGACTATCCCCAGATCGCGCGCCTTGCGCTCCGGGAAATGCACCGGCAGGTAGGCGATCTGGTAGTAGACGAGCGGGGGATTGCCGTACGGGGCCTGATTGTCCGGCATCTCGTTCTTCCCGGCGGGCTGGCCGGAACCGAAGGCTGCATGAGATACCTTGCCACCGTATCTCCCCAGATGTTTATCAACATTATGAGCCAGTACCGCCCGGAAAACCGCGCCCACGAGTTTCCTCCCCTGAATCGCCGCATCACCCGCGAGGAATACAGGGAAGCACTCGACCTCGCCCGCCGGTATGGGCTCAAGGTGCGCTACAAATTGTAG
- a CDS encoding Zn-dependent exopeptidase M28 — protein MSENVLGFLGDEAGAGRGVVILSAHYDHLGALNGNFFPGANDNASGLGVLLEVARVLGSRPDPPRHRILFAAWTFEEEGLYGSTFFASTYPADKVKAVINLDSLGTGEAREFLLWTHQQKNPLAPLVTGTGEKLGLRLSSRVLPSQTPHTSDHQPFAERGVPAVTILSPNWLEKNHTLQDVEGEINAGKLENAARLVVRVVEKLAY, from the coding sequence GTGAGCGAAAATGTTTTGGGGTTTCTCGGTGATGAGGCAGGCGCCGGCAGGGGTGTGGTTATCCTTTCGGCCCATTACGATCATCTGGGTGCGCTGAACGGAAATTTTTTTCCGGGCGCAAATGACAACGCCTCAGGGCTGGGAGTGTTGCTGGAGGTGGCGCGGGTTTTGGGGAGCCGCCCCGACCCTCCCAGGCACCGCATTCTTTTTGCCGCCTGGACCTTTGAGGAGGAGGGCCTCTACGGTTCCACCTTTTTCGCATCAACTTATCCGGCGGATAAAGTCAAGGCTGTAATCAACCTTGATTCGCTGGGCACCGGCGAGGCAAGGGAATTCCTTTTATGGACGCATCAGCAAAAAAATCCGCTGGCACCTCTGGTTACGGGAACAGGGGAGAAGCTCGGTTTGCGTCTTTCTTCCAGGGTTCTCCCTTCGCAAACACCTCACACCAGCGATCACCAGCCGTTTGCGGAGCGTGGCGTTCCTGCTGTAACCATTTTGTCACCGAACTGGCTGGAGAAAAATCATACCTTGCAGGATGTAGAGGGTGAAATCAATGCCGGTAAATTAGAGAATGCGGCGAGGCTGGTAGTCAGGGTTGTTGAAAAGCTGGCATACTAG
- a CDS encoding DUF1858 domain-containing protein, translating into MITKDMTIAEVLARSPQTAEVFLSYGMHCLDCPTARAESVEEAAEAHGINVEELLSQLNRLAIH; encoded by the coding sequence ATGATCACCAAGGATATGACCATTGCCGAAGTTCTTGCAAGAAGCCCCCAAACAGCCGAGGTTTTTCTCTCCTATGGGATGCACTGTTTGGATTGCCCAACCGCAAGGGCCGAAAGTGTTGAAGAGGCAGCAGAAGCACACGGGATCAATGTAGAGGAACTCTTAAGCCAGCTGAACAGGTTGGCCATCCACTGA
- the mraZ gene encoding division/cell wall cluster transcriptional repressor MraZ gives MFIGEYHHILDGKGRLILPAKFRIRLGDRCIATRGLDHCLFIFPLEEWRSLEQRLRNLPLTKPEARAFSRFFFSGATECELDGQGRILVPPSLRTYAGISKEVVIIGVSTRIEIWAKESWLEYCTKAEEAYEELAEKMGEGGMIGA, from the coding sequence GTGTTCATCGGTGAATACCACCACATCCTTGATGGAAAAGGACGGCTCATTCTTCCGGCAAAGTTTCGCATTCGCCTCGGAGATCGCTGCATCGCGACCCGGGGTCTGGATCACTGTCTTTTTATCTTCCCCCTGGAGGAGTGGCGCTCCCTTGAGCAGAGGCTGCGGAATCTTCCTTTGACCAAACCCGAGGCAAGGGCCTTTTCCCGCTTCTTTTTTTCGGGAGCTACGGAATGCGAACTGGATGGGCAGGGGCGGATTCTGGTTCCTCCTTCGCTTCGCACCTACGCGGGAATCAGCAAAGAAGTGGTCATTATTGGCGTTTCTACAAGGATCGAAATCTGGGCGAAAGAAAGCTGGCTGGAGTACTGCACGAAAGCGGAAGAAGCCTACGAGGAATTGGCGGAAAAGATGGGGGAGGGTGGCATGATTGGTGCCTGA
- the rsmH gene encoding 16S rRNA (cytosine(1402)-N(4))-methyltransferase RsmH, giving the protein MEMLAVQEAGVYVDCTLGSGGHAREILARMGPRGRLIGIDKDQSALSLAQEALAPFRDQVTFVARDFRHLRDILTELGISRVDGILFDLGVSAFQVLDPQRGFSYSHDAPLDMRMDRTASVTASDLVNNLDEKELASLIFRYGEEKWARRIASLIVARRRKAPITTTGQLVEIIKAAIPAPARRRGPHPAKRTFQALRIAVNDELAGLAEGLQAGISFLAPGGRIVVISFHSLEDRIVKNIFRDYASSCVCRDRRVCTCGKGILRILTRKPLTPTSCEVKLNPRARSAKLRAAERIDSAAGCTTGKKR; this is encoded by the coding sequence ATGGAAATGCTCGCGGTGCAAGAGGCTGGGGTTTACGTTGACTGCACTCTGGGGTCAGGGGGGCACGCGCGGGAGATCCTTGCAAGGATGGGCCCCCGGGGGCGTTTGATCGGAATAGACAAGGACCAGAGTGCTTTGAGTCTGGCGCAGGAGGCGCTTGCCCCATTTCGCGACCAGGTTACTTTTGTCGCGCGGGATTTCCGGCATCTTCGAGATATTTTAACGGAACTGGGAATTTCCCGGGTTGACGGGATTCTATTTGACCTGGGAGTTTCCGCTTTCCAGGTGCTCGATCCCCAGCGGGGATTCAGTTACAGCCACGATGCCCCCTTAGACATGAGGATGGACCGGACGGCAAGCGTGACCGCATCAGATCTGGTAAATAATCTTGATGAAAAAGAGTTGGCCTCTTTAATTTTTCGCTACGGTGAGGAGAAGTGGGCGCGCAGGATTGCTTCTCTGATTGTCGCGCGCAGGAGAAAGGCTCCGATTACAACGACCGGCCAGCTTGTTGAGATTATTAAGGCCGCCATCCCTGCCCCCGCGCGCCGCAGGGGTCCCCACCCGGCCAAGCGCACCTTTCAGGCGCTTCGCATCGCCGTAAATGACGAGCTGGCCGGACTTGCCGAGGGCCTGCAGGCGGGGATTTCCTTTTTAGCTCCCGGAGGGCGGATCGTAGTTATTTCTTTTCACTCTCTGGAGGACCGGATCGTGAAAAACATTTTCCGGGACTATGCTTCTTCCTGTGTCTGCCGCGACCGCCGGGTGTGCACCTGCGGAAAGGGGATCTTGCGTATTTTAACCCGAAAACCTCTCACACCAACAAGCTGTGAAGTTAAACTCAACCCCAGGGCGCGGAGCGCGAAGCTGCGGGCGGCTGAAAGAATTGATTCTGCTGCGGGGTGTACTACCGGAAAAAAGAGGTGA
- the ftsL gene encoding cell division protein FtsL: MDLVLAEKRSLAYSPGPEPEIRPQRKPFLKYVQVAGLILSLFGFGLFYTYKHTRVIALGYEIEKARQNIAALQRENERLELEIAKLQRPERIEEIARTKLGMEEPEKVLLASLPPEPERTEGALQATAQNREKGWKRIILLVAYQFTGRAEASPR; this comes from the coding sequence ATAGATTTGGTATTGGCAGAAAAGAGATCCTTGGCTTACTCCCCCGGGCCAGAGCCGGAAATCCGGCCTCAAAGAAAACCGTTTTTAAAATACGTCCAGGTAGCCGGCCTGATTTTGTCTCTTTTTGGTTTCGGTTTATTTTACACCTATAAACATACCAGGGTCATTGCCCTGGGGTACGAGATCGAGAAGGCAAGGCAAAATATTGCTGCTTTGCAAAGGGAGAACGAGCGATTAGAATTAGAAATAGCGAAGCTTCAGAGGCCTGAACGTATTGAGGAGATCGCAAGAACGAAATTAGGAATGGAAGAGCCTGAAAAAGTCCTCCTTGCATCCCTTCCTCCGGAGCCAGAGCGTACTGAGGGTGCACTTCAGGCAACTGCTCAAAATCGGGAAAAGGGATGGAAAAGGATAATCCTCCTTGTGGCTTATCAGTTCACTGGTCGGGCCGAAGCTTCGCCCCGCTGA
- a CDS encoding stage V sporulation protein D, translating into MPKRNIEVRKRVTVLFFGIMAVFFLLVLRLAWLQLVRGTWYQQQALRNRIREVVVEPKRGVIYDRKGNELAVSISADAVYGIPAEVKQSGKAAWIARKVAEILNMKESEVYERLTRNQHSVWVKFKVEPEQARALRRLRLPGIGIVPKPQRFYPKKNLAAHVLGIAGDYNQGLEGIEVAYDRELSGIPGRLLVEYDAAGREIPESTHKFIEPEQGLNLVLTIDQTIQYFAERELEKVVRERRPKSATIIVMDPRTGEILALANRPDFDPNEYHKYPAQARRNIAISNSYEPGSTFKVVTLAAALEEGLVSRNDRFFDPGYIKVGDRIMHCWLPGGHGSESLAEVVQNSCNPGFISIGLRVGTEKFYKYIKAFGFGQPLGIDLPGEAAGILMPQKNVKQVDLASMSIGQANAVTPLQLISAFAAIANGGKLMRPHLVKELRNSKGEVVKRFQPQVIRQVISAETAREMQDLLEKVVSNGTGRNAYIEGYSVAGKTGTAQKPAPGGGYSQTDYVASFVGFAPVDDPRLAVLVVVDTPQGYPYYGGTVAAPIFREVVRDSLRYLGVPFRYQSKEPAPGEEMAVVPPVVNLPVEEAERVLNEAGLEGVRVGQGNLVYRQVPVDGVKMKKGSRVLLDLEQPPQDSGQELVVPDLKGKSLREAAELLGMMNLVLVFEGEPFPTGIAEEQEPPAGVKVPPGSRVRVRFRPPSVSGPGP; encoded by the coding sequence TTGCCGAAAAGAAACATCGAAGTTCGGAAAAGGGTCACCGTTCTCTTTTTTGGCATCATGGCCGTTTTTTTTCTCCTGGTGCTGCGTTTGGCCTGGCTGCAGCTGGTGCGGGGGACCTGGTACCAGCAGCAGGCCCTCCGGAACCGGATCCGGGAGGTTGTGGTTGAACCCAAGCGGGGAGTGATTTACGACCGCAAGGGAAATGAACTCGCCGTCAGCATCAGCGCAGACGCGGTTTACGGAATTCCCGCCGAGGTGAAGCAGTCGGGAAAAGCTGCCTGGATCGCCCGGAAAGTGGCAGAGATCCTTAACATGAAGGAAAGCGAGGTTTACGAGCGCCTTACCAGGAACCAGCACTCGGTATGGGTTAAATTCAAGGTGGAGCCGGAGCAGGCGCGGGCCCTGCGGCGGTTGCGTTTGCCTGGAATTGGAATCGTTCCCAAGCCCCAGCGTTTTTATCCAAAGAAGAATCTTGCCGCTCATGTTCTGGGAATTGCCGGGGATTATAACCAGGGGCTGGAGGGGATTGAAGTGGCTTATGATCGAGAACTTTCCGGAATTCCGGGCCGCCTGCTGGTGGAGTACGACGCTGCAGGCCGGGAAATTCCCGAATCTACCCATAAATTTATTGAACCCGAGCAGGGTTTAAACCTTGTTCTCACCATTGACCAGACGATTCAATATTTCGCCGAACGGGAACTGGAAAAGGTGGTTCGGGAGCGCCGCCCGAAAAGCGCCACCATCATTGTGATGGACCCCCGGACAGGGGAAATTCTTGCCCTGGCCAACAGGCCCGATTTCGATCCCAACGAATATCACAAGTATCCTGCCCAGGCCCGGAGAAATATCGCCATTTCGAACAGCTACGAGCCCGGTTCTACCTTTAAGGTTGTGACCCTTGCGGCAGCTCTCGAGGAGGGTCTGGTCAGCAGAAATGACCGTTTTTTCGATCCGGGTTATATTAAAGTGGGGGACCGGATTATGCACTGCTGGCTCCCAGGTGGGCACGGGAGCGAATCCCTCGCGGAAGTTGTTCAGAATTCGTGCAACCCCGGGTTTATCTCGATCGGTCTCAGGGTGGGAACGGAAAAGTTTTATAAGTACATAAAGGCCTTTGGGTTTGGCCAGCCGCTCGGGATCGATTTGCCCGGCGAGGCGGCGGGGATACTCATGCCCCAAAAGAATGTCAAGCAGGTGGATCTGGCCAGCATGTCGATCGGCCAGGCAAATGCCGTAACCCCTTTGCAGTTGATATCCGCGTTTGCGGCGATTGCCAACGGGGGGAAGCTGATGAGGCCCCATCTGGTCAAGGAATTGCGGAACAGCAAGGGCGAGGTAGTCAAGCGTTTTCAGCCCCAGGTGATTCGCCAGGTAATTTCAGCAGAAACCGCCCGCGAAATGCAGGATCTGCTGGAAAAAGTGGTTTCCAACGGTACAGGCCGCAATGCTTATATTGAGGGTTACTCGGTTGCCGGAAAGACCGGTACTGCACAAAAACCAGCCCCTGGAGGAGGTTATTCTCAAACAGACTACGTGGCATCCTTTGTAGGTTTTGCCCCGGTTGATGATCCCCGCCTTGCTGTTTTAGTGGTGGTTGACACTCCGCAGGGTTACCCCTATTACGGAGGCACCGTCGCGGCCCCGATTTTCCGTGAAGTTGTCCGGGACAGTTTGCGCTATTTAGGGGTGCCGTTCCGCTATCAATCAAAAGAACCTGCTCCAGGCGAAGAGATGGCGGTTGTTCCCCCGGTTGTCAATTTGCCTGTTGAGGAAGCGGAAAGGGTTTTGAATGAGGCGGGCCTTGAAGGGGTGCGCGTCGGTCAGGGTAATCTGGTCTACCGGCAGGTGCCTGTAGACGGCGTAAAGATGAAGAAGGGGAGCAGGGTTCTCCTCGATCTGGAACAACCCCCCCAGGACTCCGGGCAGGAACTGGTTGTTCCCGACTTAAAAGGGAAAAGCCTCCGGGAGGCAGCCGAACTTTTAGGAATGATGAACCTTGTTCTGGTTTTTGAAGGAGAACCTTTTCCAACAGGAATAGCCGAGGAGCAGGAGCCGCCTGCCGGAGTCAAGGTTCCGCCGGGGAGCAGAGTCAGGGTCAGGTTTCGCCCCCCTTCGGTATCGGGTCCGGGTCCTTAA
- a CDS encoding UDP-N-acetylmuramoyl-L-alanyl-D-glutamate--2,6-diaminopimelate ligase, which yields MGVTFQDLLQGIEIAAARGLETPVEGIHYDSRQVKPGFIFVAIKGFRTDGHFYLDEAVARGAVGLVVEREVPVPPGAAWARVRDTRRALASLAANFYGHPSRELTLIGVTGTNGKTTTTHLIEAVLRAKGIKTGLIGTVWNKIGEKELPVLHTTPESLELQSLLREMVGAGVAAVAMEVSSHGLFLKRVAECEFDAAVFTNLTRDHLDFHKNLDEYLAAKMLLFTGLGKNRTKKRPCYAVVNIDDPAGREIARSVDLPVITYGIRENAGVRAEKVNLSARGTEFTVRYQKEEIPFFLSLPGEFNVYNGLAAICVGLQEGVEVSFLQETLQKAKGAPGRFEVVEQGQDFTVVVDYAHTPDGLENVLRTARALTQGRIITVFGCGGDRDPGKRPLMGRISGELSDFTIITSDNPRSEDPVQILAQIEAGIKQIPNARYLVIEDRYEAIRAALHHARAGDFVIIAGKGHEDYQIIGEKVVPFSDRSVAREIIAKEILS from the coding sequence ATGGGAGTTACCTTTCAGGATCTGCTTCAGGGGATTGAAATTGCGGCTGCCAGGGGTTTGGAGACTCCTGTGGAAGGAATTCACTACGATTCCCGTCAGGTAAAACCTGGTTTTATCTTTGTGGCGATTAAAGGATTCCGCACCGACGGCCATTTCTATCTTGACGAGGCCGTGGCGCGGGGCGCCGTCGGGCTGGTTGTTGAAAGGGAGGTTCCGGTGCCGCCCGGGGCCGCCTGGGCGCGCGTCAGGGACACGCGGCGCGCCCTGGCTTCTCTTGCTGCGAATTTTTACGGGCATCCCAGCCGGGAACTTACCCTTATCGGAGTGACCGGAACAAACGGAAAGACAACCACAACCCATTTGATCGAGGCGGTTTTGCGTGCGAAAGGGATTAAGACGGGGCTGATCGGAACGGTTTGGAATAAAATAGGTGAGAAGGAACTGCCGGTTCTTCATACAACTCCCGAATCCCTGGAACTTCAATCTTTGCTCCGGGAAATGGTTGGTGCAGGCGTCGCGGCAGTTGCAATGGAGGTTTCTTCCCACGGCCTTTTTTTAAAGCGGGTGGCAGAATGCGAGTTTGACGCCGCCGTTTTTACAAATTTAACCCGGGATCACCTCGACTTTCACAAAAACCTGGATGAGTATCTGGCGGCAAAAATGCTTCTTTTTACAGGGCTCGGAAAAAACCGGACCAAAAAGCGGCCCTGTTATGCAGTTGTCAACATTGACGATCCTGCAGGCAGGGAAATCGCGCGCAGCGTTGACCTGCCTGTAATCACTTACGGAATTCGGGAGAATGCCGGCGTGAGGGCGGAAAAGGTCAACTTATCGGCAAGAGGAACTGAATTTACTGTAAGATACCAGAAAGAGGAAATACCCTTCTTCCTCTCGCTTCCGGGGGAGTTTAATGTTTATAATGGTCTTGCGGCAATCTGTGTTGGTCTTCAGGAGGGTGTTGAGGTATCATTTTTGCAGGAGACGCTTCAGAAGGCGAAAGGAGCCCCTGGACGTTTTGAGGTGGTGGAGCAGGGTCAGGACTTCACGGTAGTCGTCGACTATGCCCATACTCCCGATGGGCTGGAGAATGTCCTGCGCACCGCCCGTGCCCTTACCCAAGGCAGGATCATTACTGTATTCGGCTGCGGGGGGGACCGGGACCCCGGTAAAAGACCGCTGATGGGGAGGATTTCAGGTGAGCTGAGCGATTTTACAATTATCACCTCGGATAACCCCCGCAGTGAAGACCCTGTCCAGATCCTGGCTCAAATTGAAGCCGGGATCAAGCAGATACCGAATGCCAGGTATCTGGTGATCGAAGACCGCTATGAGGCAATCCGGGCCGCCTTGCATCACGCCCGCGCCGGTGATTTTGTGATCATTGCAGGGAAGGGGCACGAAGACTACCAGATCATCGGCGAGAAGGTGGTGCCCTTTAGCGATCGCTCTGTAGCCCGGGAAATTATCGCAAAGGAGATTTTAAGTTAG
- the murF gene encoding UDP-N-acetylmuramoyl-tripeptide--D-alanyl-D-alanine ligase has protein sequence MEPLRIAEVVRAVKGQLVQGNPETVVTGIATDSRSVQAGQLFFAFPGSRVDGHSFVEDALRSGASGAVISKSVKAAADKPLVLVPDTFQALRDLAQHYRSLFQIPVIAVTGSTGKTTTKDLIAGVLATRFSVLKTEGNQNNEIGVPLTILRIEQPHNAVVLEMAMRGRGEIAELCRIARPQVGVITNIGKTHLERLGTQAAVAEAKGELLAALPPGGCAVLNGQDPWQLTLARRFRGDIIFYGVGKDFPVCALDIRLRGLEGTEFLLRTPRGENVCFLPLPGRHNVLNALAAAAVGHRFGLTPGEISRGLASAAGTRMRFEVKEGARGSKIIDDTYNASPASVIAALQLLAGVPCRGRTIAVLGDMYELGWYTVQGHREVGRVAGELKLDCLCTVGELAREIACGAREAGMDREKVKVFLDKMEALAFLREFLEPGDLVLVKGSRALKMEEIVAGLCDRVISHG, from the coding sequence ATGGAGCCGCTTCGAATTGCCGAAGTTGTACGTGCTGTTAAGGGGCAGCTTGTTCAGGGAAATCCGGAAACGGTAGTAACCGGTATTGCCACGGATAGCCGGAGCGTGCAGGCGGGGCAGCTGTTTTTTGCTTTTCCGGGGAGCCGGGTGGACGGACATTCCTTCGTTGAGGATGCCCTGAGGAGCGGCGCCTCCGGAGCGGTGATTTCGAAGTCTGTTAAGGCTGCTGCCGACAAGCCCCTGGTCCTGGTTCCTGACACCTTTCAGGCCCTCCGGGATCTTGCCCAGCATTACCGGTCCCTTTTTCAGATCCCGGTAATTGCGGTAACCGGGAGCACCGGCAAGACAACCACCAAGGATTTAATTGCTGGAGTCCTCGCAACCCGCTTTTCTGTCTTAAAAACCGAAGGAAATCAGAACAACGAAATCGGGGTCCCTTTAACGATTTTACGTATTGAGCAGCCACACAATGCCGTGGTTCTGGAAATGGCGATGCGCGGGCGGGGAGAAATCGCCGAGCTTTGCCGGATTGCCCGGCCCCAGGTAGGAGTTATTACAAATATCGGAAAAACACACCTGGAAAGGCTTGGCACCCAGGCGGCGGTTGCCGAGGCCAAGGGGGAGCTCCTTGCGGCACTTCCCCCTGGGGGCTGCGCCGTCCTGAACGGGCAGGACCCCTGGCAGCTGACCCTGGCCCGGCGCTTTCGGGGAGATATCATTTTCTACGGCGTGGGAAAGGATTTTCCCGTTTGCGCCCTGGATATCAGGCTGCGCGGCCTGGAGGGGACGGAATTTCTTCTGCGGACCCCCCGCGGGGAAAACGTTTGCTTTCTTCCCCTTCCGGGCCGGCATAACGTTCTCAACGCCCTGGCAGCGGCAGCGGTGGGCCACCGGTTTGGCTTGACACCCGGGGAGATCAGCAGGGGTTTGGCGTCTGCTGCAGGAACCCGGATGCGGTTCGAGGTCAAAGAAGGCGCAAGAGGAAGCAAAATTATCGATGACACCTACAATGCCAGTCCGGCTTCTGTAATTGCGGCCTTGCAATTGCTCGCCGGGGTTCCCTGCAGGGGGCGGACCATTGCGGTTCTCGGTGATATGTATGAGTTGGGCTGGTATACAGTCCAGGGGCACCGGGAAGTGGGGAGGGTTGCCGGAGAATTGAAGCTGGACTGCCTGTGTACGGTAGGGGAATTAGCCAGGGAGATCGCCTGCGGGGCCCGGGAAGCGGGGATGGACCGGGAGAAAGTAAAAGTCTTCCTGGATAAGATGGAGGCGCTGGCCTTTCTCAGAGAATTTCTGGAACCGGGAGATCTTGTGCTTGTCAAAGGGTCCCGCGCTCTCAAAATGGAAGAAATTGTTGCAGGCCTCTGTGACCGGGTGATCTCCCATGGATGA